One Bos indicus isolate NIAB-ARS_2022 breed Sahiwal x Tharparkar chromosome 10, NIAB-ARS_B.indTharparkar_mat_pri_1.0, whole genome shotgun sequence DNA window includes the following coding sequences:
- the RTRAF gene encoding RNA transcription, translation and transport factor protein, whose translation MFRRKLTALDYHNPAGFNCKDETEFRNFIVWLEDQKIRHYKIEDRGNLRNIHSSDWPKFFEKYLRDVNCPFKIQDRQEAIDWLLGLAVRLEYGDNAEKYNKDLVPDNTKNADNAAKNAEPLINLDVNNPDFKAGVMALANLLQIQRHDDYLVMLKAIRILVQERLTQDAVAKANQMKEGLPVALDKHILGFDTGDAVLNEAAQILRLLHIEELRELQTKINEAIVAVQAIIADPKTDHRLGKVGR comes from the exons ATGTTCCGACGCAAGTTGACGGCCCTTGACTACCACAATCCTGCCGGCTTCAACTGCAAAG ATGAAACAGAATTTAGGAACTTCATTGTTTGGCTTGAAGACCAGAAAATCAGACACTATAAAATTGAAGACAGAGGTAATTTAAGAAACATCCACAGCAGTGACTGGCCCAAGTTCTTTGAAAAG TATCTCAGAGATGTTAACTGTCCTTTCAAGATTCAAGATCGACAGGAAGCAATCGACTGGCTTCTTGGCTTAGCTGTTAGACTTGAGTATGGAGATAAtg CTGAAAAATACAACAAGGACTTGGTACCTGATAATACAAAAAATGCTGACAATGCAGCTAAAAATGCAGAGCCATTGATCAATTTGGATG tAAATAATCCTGATTTTAAGGCTGGTGTAATGGCTTTGGCTAACCTTCTTCAGATTCAGCGTCATGATGATTACCTGGTAATGCTTAAG GCAATTCGCATTTTGGTCCAGGAGCGCCTGACACAAGATGCAGTTGCTAAAGCAAATCAAATGAAAGAG GGCTTGCCTGTTGCCTTAGACAAGCATATTCTTGGTTTTGACACGGGGG ATGCAGTTCTTAATGAAGCTGCTCAGATTCTGCGATTGCTGCATATAGAAGAGCTCAGAGAGCTACAGACGAAAATTAATGAAGCCATAGTAGCTGTTCAGGCGATTATTGCTGACCCAAAGACAGACCACAGACTGGGAAAAGTTGGAAGATGA